Below is a window of Pelagicoccus albus DNA.
AGTGTCGAGCACCATGTATTTGATCTGCCAAGTATCAGTGTCGACTATTAGATCTCCTACTACACCGAGATTTTCGTCGGTGCCGACGACATGGTAGCCTATCACTCCTCTGGCCGAATGCAGGTGCTCCCCTGCCAATTCGCTCATGCGGTCCAGGTGTTCTCTTACTTCCTTTTCTGTATGGTCGTAGGCGGAGACGGAGGGAATGTATCCCGCGTAGCCGAAGCTGCCAAATAGTGGACGTTCGTCGTAAATGGCGTGCCGGTAGAAACGGCGAAACTCCATTTCGTACTGTTGTTCAGCGGTTAAATGCGACCCGAAACCATCGCATTTGGAAACCTCATCGCAGGTCAAGCGGGTGGGAACTCCTTTGCGGTCGTCCCCTAATCCCAGAGGCTGCAAATCCTCTGCTTTCACGAGCCTGCGAGTAACAGAGTCCATGGGTTCCTCTTCGCTCAAATAACGCAAATTCAGGCGCAAGCCGTGACGCGTTTCGACGTCGACGTACCGCACTCTCCAATTCCGGTCTCCGAACAAAATGTCTTTAACCTTACCGGCCTTTCCATCGACGGCTTTGACCGGATATCCAAATATATCTTTGATACTCCGTAACATGGCTTTGGTTCTCCCTTCTTGACGAATATTTAGGCGAAAACCGAAAGAATGACGGCTCTCGCATTTGTCATAAGTTATCGACCTACAAGGAGTTTTGCAAATTTGCCGCTCAGCTATTCGCTTTGCTTATTCAGGTATTAGCTCTC
It encodes the following:
- a CDS encoding PRC-barrel domain-containing protein: MLRSIKDIFGYPVKAVDGKAGKVKDILFGDRNWRVRYVDVETRHGLRLNLRYLSEEEPMDSVTRRLVKAEDLQPLGLGDDRKGVPTRLTCDEVSKCDGFGSHLTAEQQYEMEFRRFYRHAIYDERPLFGSFGYAGYIPSVSAYDHTEKEVREHLDRMSELAGEHLHSARGVIGYHVVGTDENLGVVGDLIVDTDTWQIKYMVLDTRHGLPSRKYLFEMAGAMTIDWPSSSVQVDSTVADLVSLRRYWVHDPVNHDDSEMEYDYSGNPCFKNLLDEVF